The genomic window TTACATAATAATTGGATTAACTTAGAggatatttcttacataatattaaagccaaagtaataagttaaaaatcagataatattaataaaatatttaggttcGGTATAGCCAGACAAGGGCATTGCATGATAGCAGATGACATGGGGCTCGGGAAGACATACCAAGCACTTGCTATTGCTAGTTATTACAGACACAACTGGCCTCTGCTCATTGTTACAACGTCTTCAATGAGGTaactacattaattatattttacttacactTCCTGTTTGCAATAGAGTTAAGAATCATTtgcacaaaaataattttgttcatgtgctgtaatatttattaaagtgatATGTCacgataaatacatttacatacaaataatatatattttcataataatgttgatttattacttaaatatagacagataagttaatattaaagtgtattataatttattttttcatagagGAACTTGGCAGAATACTATTCATGAGGTGTTACCGTCCGTCCCTATGATGAACATTGTGACACTTACCAGTAGCAAGGACAGTGAATTCGTCGCGGATAGACAGGTACTATAAATGATATTATCTATTACATACTATATGATAGGCAGAAGCGTAGCATGCCTTTGTTGGTGGCCCCGTAAAAAAATTGTTGGGGGGCCTTTAGGAAGGGTAAAGAGTTCTCACAaaataattttttcattttcaagtaTCGTTTGCGTAAAATTTCTTGTAATGGAAACACCGTTAACCTATGCAGATGAGTACGATTTGCTTTGACGATCTGCTAATACCCAACAGAAGAggcaataacataacataaacataatcagcctgtaaatttcccactgctgggctaaggcctcctctcccgttgaggagaaggtatggagcatattccaccacgctgctccaatgcgggttggtggaatacacatgtggcagaatttcgttgaaattagacacatgcaggtttcctcacgatgttttccttcaccgccgagcacgagatgaattataaacacaaattaagcacatgaaaattcagtggtgcctgcctgggtttgaacccgaaatcatcggttaagatgcacgcgttctaaccactgggccatctcggctctcagaaGAGGCAATACGGTACGGTAAAACATTAGAATAACATAACCATGGTCTTGGGATCTTTATGCCTGccttattatatgaataatagtaGACCGAAAAAGGTCGGTTACTTTCTGAATCTTTTCTGTCCTTGTGGTTTAAATGGacccaatttaaaaattattttatgttcgtatttaaaaatttgaaatgatACGGCAGATACGGCGGTAGCTACGCACCTCATGATAGGGATgtatcaaatcaataaaatatattaattattaatgcaCGATACATTAACTTGAATGCTTGCGCCATCGTGCGTGAATaaatctacattaaaaaaaaaagtaaaggacctattttatgttataagggTTTTTGCAGTTAAATCGACTGTTTTTTTCAGACGGAGATTGTTATTGTCAGCTATAAAATAGCAGGCATGCATACAGAACTGCTGAAGGATAAGAAATTTGGAATGATTATTGttgtaagtatttttgaattaagTGTAGAATTTTTTCTAGGTTAACATGtcgtatacttatattatatgtaattcacgctaatttatttttaaattatcgtactctataatatgttaatttaaaaagaacaaCGCCAGTAATCCATGACTATGTAATCTTACGTCTAAAAGCGTGAGTTGTGACTTCGATTTCTGAAACtctatataggtacataataaaaagacaaaatgtattaaattcactactcctaacgtaaatttaaagaaattaaaataatgactgtcacttcgcaatttgtttttgataatgttatgtaaaattataaagaatcaTTTAAGAGTGTTTGTTTACAATGGGATATTACTAAAACTGACTTCTTAATTGATTGCACActttgggaatgagatgatcgcccccaggctgtttcaaataacgaaaattaaatttaaaaaaaataatccatcTTAGTTCCTTGCTGGTTCTTGTCAGGTCCGGTTGTTTCCGAGTCGGAGGTAGATTTTTAACTATTAAGCAAGGCAACTGtaacttctatattgaataaagatttttgacttcgaCTTTGGTACGACTCATTTTTGACTGTATTAGGTTAGATTTAAACCCAAAAGTAATCAAGTAGCGAGgtggttatataaatatttaaacatctgTGTTTACAAACTACTATAGATAGAGAAGGAGATTAAAAAACAACGTCTGTCTCTCTTAGTGTGCGTCCTGAGTGACCGCACCGTGCACGTGTTTAAGTCGAAATGTTTGTTCGGTGTGTGAGCGAGTACGAACACGCATTATGCGGGCGGGTGTGTCGGATGCCAACTCCTACAGTTCTCCCTAGGACTTCAGATTCCCGTCAAACGTCGATTAAAAATCCCCTGCAGTTTTATTGTGCAACCAGGTCGAGgggaaattttaaatataagtgtatacaatttttaattttttgtttcataatttttcttTCCTCAAATTCAGTTTttcttaacttatttttaaaagttacttttggcttttaaaaatcctaaaaaatcccctaaataaattctttaaaaacgCCCCCCGTGTGTCTAAACCCCCAAATCGTAACCACCGACCGGGCGCGCTCGGGCCGGCGTTGCAGGACGAGTCGCACAACCTGAAGTCGCACAAGGCGCGCTGCACGCAGGCGCTGGCGCGCgtggcggcgggcggcgcgcgcctCGTGCTGCTGAGCGGCACGCCCGCGCTCAGCCGGCCCGCCGAGCTCTACACGCAGCTGGCGCTCATCGCGCCGCGCCTGCTCGGCTCCTTCACCGAGTACGGTCAGTACGGCGTTCAATGCTACTCGTCGGTGGGGCTTCGTGCGAGCCCGTCTACGTAGGTACGCCCGCACAATTTTACCGCCGAGCGGCAGTGTtgtatcgttgtgttctggttttgaAGGGTGGCTGAGCCGGTGTGACGACAGGcggaatgaaaaaaatataaatattaatatatgaaaatgagAAAAGGTTTAAAAAAGAATGCGTCCTAGGTAAGCGGTATTGCGGCGGGAAACAGACGAATTTCGGCTGGGACATGACGGGGCAGTCCAACTTAACCGAGCTGCAAATTATACTGCAAAAGAGATTCCTTATACGAAGAACTAAAGAAAAAGTTTTAACAGATCTGGAGAAAAAAACAAGGTACTCCGTTTTATACTTCTCGGTtttcttgtaattatttaaaataagtagtagcccgcggctttgctcacgTTTTAGGGGCCGGATATTAGGCATGGATAAGTTTTTGTTTCGGTCCTTGGGGATCTAAATTTCAGCAAATTTGATTCTATGAATTgaccgtgaaagaacaacagacagacagagtaacttttgcatttataatataagtgtaGATAACTATAGataagcttttttatttattcctcgtcgttgtaaaaatgtttacatattgacagacagacagcaaacaaaataataaaaaaatttacaacgaATGAATGGATTAGAAACATATAGAGAACATACATATAACCATTCGTTTTtattcacataaataataattttatccagGGAATCAGTGCTACTGGATCACTCGCTGCTCCAGTTCACGAAGGAGAAGGCGCAAGGGCTCTCTCAGATGGCGAAGGCCTTCGAGAACACGAGGTCGTCGGACAAGCACGCAGCGTTGATCACTTACTTTAGCAAATCGGCTGAAGTCAAAATCCCTGCCATATGGTATTATCAATGTTAATAGATTTTACttgaattagttttaatttgtttcagcCTTACGTATAAACGTTATTAAACACTATTTTATCCCTTTCTTTCagcattgatttgacatttaaaagaaTAAGACGCAACATTATTTCACTAATCACCACATAatcaacatttataagtaaattataaattaatagggaaatagtaataaaaaataatttaaattataccagCTGAACCTGCGGCATTTCCCgcgtaatttataatacttcacCTAGAGCACACAAAACGCCCCCCCCCACCCCTTTTAACCGTCGAGGCATTCAttcaaaaaagtagcctatgcccATCACCGGGACTCAAATTATCTTCGTTTAAGGGCAGAACCCGATCCTCTTGTGCTATTGTAGACATCCCCCCCTAAACAAGCTTTAGGCGaaattggaggggtaaataggtatattagtaattccttataatggggcattattataattatattcccCTAGAAAAACAACTTGGAacgaaaaatagttttttttttaaattaaatactaccgTTTTATGAAATGTAATACTTATGAAATGTTTTCAACTCTACAGTAAATACATCAAGCAATTGCTAAAAGAAACCACCAGCAAGTTCCTCGTGTTCGCGCACCACCGGAACATGATCGACGCCATCTGCTACACCCTGGACGAGACCAGCACCCACTACATATGTATAGTGGGTTCCACCCCCACCAACACTAGAGCcgtatgtacatacattgctaatatttacacaaaactaCAGAATAGtcgtttgattattattaatgaaaacatattatgtatcatTTGTACATATACTGATATATTGTTACTGGAATGTCAACTGgacatcaaatttatttttgtatatgtataaagaacccgaaaatataaataaataaggagaGCTCTTTTCAAGTGATCTAGTggaaaaaatactaaaccaTTATATAACTTATACGAAAACATGATGCGCGTTTGActcgctttaaataaaattaagactaaTGACGTCACAAACGTGAAGTTCATGGTtctgtttaaatgtaattaataaaacgtatacatatataacagcaGTACACAATGTATTGTCGTTTAATTCAAGGAGCTGGTCGAGACGTTCCAGCACGTGGAGTCGTGCCGCTGCGCCGTGCTGTCGGTGACGGCGGCCGGCTCCGGCCTCACGCTGACGAGGGCCGACCTGGTGCTGTTCGCCGAGCTGCACTGGAACCCCGGGGTCACACTTTACTACTCTACCTGATGAACGAAAATgcgattttattttacgatCAGTTTGCCTAGTGCgagttttttttacttattcgaTGGCATTGATGTGACGACGTTAACGCTTGTGATTGGCTGTTTCCAGTGGATTGCAAGAGCTGGCAAATatgataatttgaaaattttcgaTTACGCGACGGTGAAGTTATATTGAAGAAATTTCGTGAAACTCGCACTACACATAAAGCtagttattctgtaatataagcTTGGACGCACCTACAAGTTTAGACACTAAATGCTCGTCATTTAATAGAAATAGTTTTTCACAAACATTGCTTACATTATGTTAAAAGTCAGGTTTTtggtatcaattaaatatattaatttataatttaagttgatAAGAACTACTCAAGCTGTGATATATGCTctgtaaaattgaatatttcgagttaagttttaattaaaatgtatcatcATAGGTGTACAGAGTGTGTTAATTTCCCCCGGCGTGCGCGCAGATGCTGACGCAGGCGGAGTCCCGCGCGCACCGGCTGGGCCGCTCGGGCGCCGTGTGCGCGCGCTACCTGCTGGCGCGCGGCACCGCCGACGACTTCATGTGGCCCATGCTGCAGGACAAACTCGACGTGAGTGCCCCGGCCTCCTGTCTTGGAGATTCTGATTCTGGGAGGATTCTGGTCAAtactggtgttccacaaggctgcgttctatcaccaactctgtttcttctgcatatcaatgacttgttgcaaatcagtaacattcactccTATgtagacgacagcaccgtagacacctcatacaccactctgtggaaccagctttcggcggtttttccgaaccgatacgacttgggaaccttcaagaaaagagcgtactctttcctgaaaggccggcaacgcacctgcaagccccccggtgttgcagatgtccatgggcggtggtagtcactttcctgGCTGTtgcaaataactaaaatataataattattgtacatgtaacatggaaaaaaaaagatatcccgctgagtttctttcgccggttcttctcaggtctgaagtgttaaattccgaaccggtggtagatttttgactatcaataagcaagtgtaaacacttctatattgaataaagatttttgactttgactttgctCCCAAAACTTCTCGAGAGGAGGGGAGGTCTTTGCCGCAGGCGTTTAGTTTGGTGGTGGTATTTATAGCTCGTTGCTGTCTGTGTGCTTCATgagcattttttgtttttagttggTTTGGTCAAATAACGATGTCAACCTTTtctgttccaaataataatactaaaagacAATTCTATCTGTATAAATTTGTTACTTCAGCTTCATCCGTCGTTAGTTGAGTTTGATAAGATGTTCGAGTTCTATTAATTTGTGTTCAAGAACGTATCGGGCCTTCCacctgcatatatatatatatatatatatatatatatatatatgcataatggagtattataaaaataataaataaaaaaactaggaAAGTTAATATGATAGATTTACTTCAATTTGACAACTATAACTTTTTGAGAATTTCCTGGCATCCTGATGAAAGCCTAAACTATAACTGATCCTATGTAGTTAGGTAACAGAAGTAACAAACatcttattattaacaataattacatatactaaTACATATGCAgtgtattagtatatataattatatattattaaatttctattaataaataattattttttcttatctatgtaaataatatacattatttcaaataagttgTATAGATATTTTGGATTGATCTTATTCAGCCCACCATAAGTTTTGATTGATTActaaactatgtaaaatttaaattgtatgttattattGCTTGGAGTGTCAGTAGATGTGTAAACCAGACTgatgttgttaattttaactaaaaatttatggaaattaaataattcaaacaaaattagatttaaaaattcgAAAAGGAGACAGTTATTCTAAAGATTTGAGATTTCACTTCTTTCGACAGTACTCGTGACCTTTTTGGAACGAAAACTGCCAACagaagataattttttaaagtagaaaAGTACTGGCCGAAATCGTCACGTCAGGAAAAGCCTTAGTGCGACCTTccctctctctttctctttgtCTCCGTCTCGTTCTGTTGTAttcggttttatatattatttattcatttatttattttcaaaggttGTTACTTTAATACATGGTATATATAGCGAAAGCAGCTTAGTTCAAACCGCGTGTCTCAAGACTCATCTCGATTTTCTATTACATTTGAATTTcactattttgtaaaaaaaaactttggtaaagaaggcatgtTATTcgaaacaagattatatagatgataaaaaagcgtaaagctaatacttgttgacttccgggcgggatatattacatacatatataattgtattttactaacatgactttgtatttttaaatgttgaaaaagagtaactactgagtt from Vanessa tameamea isolate UH-Manoa-2023 chromosome 17, ilVanTame1 primary haplotype, whole genome shotgun sequence includes these protein-coding regions:
- the LOC113400312 gene encoding SWI/SNF-related matrix-associated actin-dependent regulator of chromatin subfamily A-like protein 1, giving the protein MACTKEEIERKRLAALQKRQEKLNNQQCLRMNTFSPINSSAGPVKSSAASSIGFHPYGKPENSKSFAENASIPSTKVVTGTVYLISEDRFEVNPSEFSAPLINIFKTIPSKTYDINSKLWNFSIKDYQELMLKVSSLAPHVVLGPLPSYVLKILNEPVIDPNTVDLSPIEKTLRNKLMPFQEDGVRFGIARQGHCMIADDMGLGKTYQALAIASYYRHNWPLLIVTTSSMRGTWQNTIHEVLPSVPMMNIVTLTSSKDSEFVADRQTEIVIVSYKIAGMHTELLKDKKFGMIIVDESHNLKSHKARCTQALARVAAGGARLVLLSGTPALSRPAELYTQLALIAPRLLGSFTEYGKRYCGGKQTNFGWDMTGQSNLTELQIILQKRFLIRRTKEKVLTDLEKKTRESVLLDHSLLQFTKEKAQGLSQMAKAFENTRSSDKHAALITYFSKSAEVKIPAICKYIKQLLKETTSKFLVFAHHRNMIDAICYTLDETSTHYICIVGSTPTNTRAELVETFQHVESCRCAVLSVTAAGSGLTLTRADLVLFAELHWNPGMLTQAESRAHRLGRSGAVCARYLLARGTADDFMWPMLQDKLDVLNNVGLSGETFENTTLTRQESKTSMTQYLSPKSSYKNKNDYIPGTNIRKVPLQSEASKSQNTSCLEENTQEKMQTSCEMDFFLEHDDDDDLLANLDL